Proteins encoded within one genomic window of Episyrphus balteatus chromosome 1, idEpiBalt1.1, whole genome shotgun sequence:
- the LOC129906455 gene encoding uncharacterized protein LOC129906455 isoform X1: protein MIFHSLFLCLFLSVFIIIITYHFHISPSKYSLLQINTRKSQFIKTNTNLTKALHRRKRFLIFQDAGVLKMVLGFSEPIHFFDEVPFRQLAVNYAFHLQYSPPIVPVYWWTYFYKSTAWSHIHGRTIHDRHKKSTCNAKYICNENPYLDLYWNFAHRNYGQLEFFYDKSRLALYKAIETILECRGFPGKACLIRSICEVSRRPFYERNSLPRILNAIFIPLTKNTDHKFVHAKHLGSHGLICKKIYWNCEDGVKWLQKL, encoded by the exons atgattttccactcgctatttttgtgtttgtttctatctgtttttataataataataacctaTCATTTTCATATTTCTCCAAGCAAATATTCTTTGTTGCAAATAAATACAAGGAAATctcaatttattaaaacaaatacgAATTTAACTAAAGCTCTGCATCGCAGGAAGCGTTTTCTGATATTTCAAGATGCTGGAGTTTTAAag ATGGTTTTGGGATTTTCTGAGCCAATCCATTTTTTTGACGAAGTTCCATTCCGGCAGTTGGCTGTTAACTACGCTTTTCATTTACAATATTCACCCCCAATAGTTCCAGTCTATTGGTGGACCTATTTTTACAAGAGCACGGCATGGAGCCATATTCATGGAAGAACTATACATGACCGTCACAAAAAAAGCACATGTAACGCGAAATATATATGTAACGAGAATCCATATTTGGACCTTTATTGGAACTTTGCTCATAGAAACTATGGACAGCTAGAATTTTTCTATGACAAAAGTCGATTAGCTCTATATAAAGCTATTGAAACTATATTAGAATG TAGAGGATTTCCTGGAAAAGCATGCCTTATTCGATCAATTTGTGAAGTTTCACGTCGACCATTTTATGAGAGAAATTCTCTTCCAAGAATTTTGAACGCCATTTTCAT tcctttaacaaaaaatactgATCACAAATTTGTGCATGCCAAACATTTGGGAAGTCATGGATTAATATGTAAGAAGATCTACTGGAACTGTGAGGATGGAGTTAAATGGTTACAGAAACTTTGA
- the LOC129906455 gene encoding uncharacterized protein LOC129906455 isoform X2, translated as MVLGFSEPIHFFDEVPFRQLAVNYAFHLQYSPPIVPVYWWTYFYKSTAWSHIHGRTIHDRHKKSTCNAKYICNENPYLDLYWNFAHRNYGQLEFFYDKSRLALYKAIETILECRGFPGKACLIRSICEVSRRPFYERNSLPRILNAIFIPLTKNTDHKFVHAKHLGSHGLICKKIYWNCEDGVKWLQKL; from the exons ATGGTTTTGGGATTTTCTGAGCCAATCCATTTTTTTGACGAAGTTCCATTCCGGCAGTTGGCTGTTAACTACGCTTTTCATTTACAATATTCACCCCCAATAGTTCCAGTCTATTGGTGGACCTATTTTTACAAGAGCACGGCATGGAGCCATATTCATGGAAGAACTATACATGACCGTCACAAAAAAAGCACATGTAACGCGAAATATATATGTAACGAGAATCCATATTTGGACCTTTATTGGAACTTTGCTCATAGAAACTATGGACAGCTAGAATTTTTCTATGACAAAAGTCGATTAGCTCTATATAAAGCTATTGAAACTATATTAGAATG TAGAGGATTTCCTGGAAAAGCATGCCTTATTCGATCAATTTGTGAAGTTTCACGTCGACCATTTTATGAGAGAAATTCTCTTCCAAGAATTTTGAACGCCATTTTCAT tcctttaacaaaaaatactgATCACAAATTTGTGCATGCCAAACATTTGGGAAGTCATGGATTAATATGTAAGAAGATCTACTGGAACTGTGAGGATGGAGTTAAATGGTTACAGAAACTTTGA